GGGGGGCCACCTTCCTGTCCACGGCCGGGCGGGCACTGCTGGTGGCCAGCGCCATGGGAATCCCCAGGGCCCGGCAGCGCCGCACCAGGGCCTCGGCACCGGGCATGGCCGGGGCGGAGGCCAGCAGGGCCTCGGCGATGGGCTGGCGCACCGCCAGCAGCTCCTCCTCGCTCAGGCGGGGGCCGCCCGCGGCGAGGATCCACTGGCGCACCTGGCTGGCGCAGTCGAGCCGCCGGCGGCCCCGCAGGCTGAGCAGCTCGGCGTCATCGAGGCGGCGACCGAAGCGGCTGGCCGCCGCCTGCCAGGCCCGGGCATGGGCGGGTTCGGTGTCCAGCAGCAGACCGTCGAGATCGAAGAGGCAGGCGGCGGGTCGCTGGGGCATCCCCCCAGCCTGCATCAGGACGGATCGTTCTCGGGGTAGCGATCCTCCAGGGCGGTCTCCAGGGTGGTGAGCAGCAGCACCAGGGCGGCCCGCTCATCGAGTTCGCTGCCGCTCACCTCGCTGATCCAGCGGTGGCAGAGCCCCTCGATCTGCTGGAACAGGGCGGTGCCGCCCCGCAGCAGGGTCATCACCTTCTCGACGTTGTCCTCATCGATGTCTGGCGGCAGCCCCACCACGTAGCGGCGACCATCGTCCCCCACGTAGGTGAGGTTGCCGTCGGCATCCAGCGTCGGGCCGGCATGGGGCGTGATCGGCTGCTCCTCCATGGCCTTCCGCTCCAGTCCCGTGGGGTCGTCCCCTGGCTAACGCCGCCACGCGATCTTGCCAAGCAGGGATGAGCAGCCCTGATCGGCCGGGCGGATGGTCCGGACGGCCCGGCTCTCAGCGGTTCAGCCGCTGCATCCGCCAGGTGACGAAGGTGCCGATCGGGCTCCAGAGCAGGAACGGCACCAGCAGCAGAGCGGCCTCTGGCGAGACGGGCCGCAGCGCCAGAGTCAGTCCCAGGCCCCAGATCCAGCCGGCCAGGCCCGCCGCCGTTCCCCAGGCCAGCCGGCGGGTGCGGCAGATCAGCAGCGTGAAGCTCTGCACCAGAACCAGCAGCACCAGATAGCCCACCATGGCCAGCGGGGCCGCCGCCCCCCCGGCCCGCCAGCGGAGCAGGGCCGAGGCGTAGAAGCAGAGGTAGATCAGCGACCAGATCAACGGGATCCAGCGCTCGAAGGTGAGCCAGCGGGGGCGCCGCAGCCGCAGGAACCAGGCGAACTGCTGGCGGCTCGGAGTGAGGACGGCGATCACCAGGCCCATCACCAGCAGGATCGTCAACCAGGCGGGCATGGGAGGGGGGCGGAGGCCTCCAGCGTGGCCCGGCTGCGGTTGAATGCACCATGCCCCAGCCTGCCCGGCAGGCCTCGCCATGACCCAGGACTCCTCCCCCACCATCGAGTCGGTGCTCCAGGAAGAGCGGCAGTTCGCCCCGCCGCCCCAGCTGGCCGCCGAGGCCCGCATCGGTTCGATGGCGGCCTACCAGGCTCTGGCGGCACACGCCGAAGCCGATCCGGACGGCTTCTGGGGCGAGGCGGCCCGGTCGGAGCTGCACTGGTTCAAGCCCTTCGACACGGTGCTCGACTGGAGCAACCCGCCCTTCGCCCGCTGGTTTGAGGGTGGCACCACCAACCTTTCGTACAACTGCCTCGATCGCCATCTGGACGGCCCCCGCGCCGACAAGACGGCCCTGATCTGGGAGGGGGAACCGGGCGACGTGCGCCGCTTCACCTACCGCGAACTGCATACCGAGGTCTGCCGTGCCGCCAACGCCCTCAAGGCCCTCGGTGTGGGCAAGGGGGATCTGGTGGCCCTGTACATGCCGATGGTGCCGGAGGCGGCCATCGCCATGCTGGCCTGCGCCCGCATCGGGGCTCCCCACTCGGTGGTGTTCGGCGGCTTCTCGGCCGAGGCCCTGCGTGACCGCCTGATCGACGGGCAGGTGAAGCTGGTGATCACCGCCGACGGCGGTTTCCGCAAGGACAAGGCCGTGTCCCTCAAGCCCGCGGTGGACCAGGCCCTGGCAGAAGGATGCCCCAGCGTCGAGCACGTGCTGGTGGTGCGCCGCACCGGCGAGGCCACCGCCTTTGAGGCCGGACGTGACGTCTGGTGGCACGAGCTGGTGGACGGCCAGAGCGCCGACTGCCCCGCCGAGCCCATGGCCAGCGAGGACCGGCTGTTCGTGCTGTATACCTCCGGCTCCACCGGCAAGCCCAAGGGGGTGGTGCACACCACCGCGGGCTACAACCTCTGGGCCCACCTCACCTTCCAGTGGATCTTCGACATCCGCGAGGACGACATCCACTGGTGCACCGCCGATGTGGGCTGGATCACCGGCCACAGCTATATCGTCTACGGGCCGCTCTCCAACGGCGCCACCACGCTGATGTACGAGGGGGCGCCCCGCCCCTCCAAGCCCGGAGCCTTCTGGGAGGTGATCCAGAAGCACGGGGTGACGATCTTCTACACCGCCCCCACCGCCATCCGGGCCTTCATGAAGAGCGGCCGCGCGGTGCCGGATCAGTACGACATGGGCTCGCTGCGGATCCTGGGCACGGTGGGCGAGCCGATCAATCCCGAGGCCTGGATGTGGTACCGGGATGTGATCGGCGGCGACCGTTGCCCCGTGGTGGACACCTGGTGGCAGACCGAAACCGGCGGGGTGATGATCAGCCCCCTGCCCGGGGCCACCCCCACCAAGCCGGGATCGGCCACCCTGCCCCTGCCCGGCATCGCCGCCGACGTGGTCGACCTGGAGGGCAACAGCGTGCCGACGGGGCAGGGGGGCTACCTGGCGGTGCGGCGTCCCTGGCCCGGGATGATGCGCACCGTCCACGGCGACCCGGAGCGTTTCCGCCGCAGCTACTGGGAGCACATCCGCCCCGCCGACGGCAGCTGGCTCTACTTCGCCGGCGACGGCGCCCGCCGCGATGCGGACGGCTACTTCTGGGTGATGGGCCGGGTCGATGACGTGATCAACGTCTCCGGCCACCGGCTGGGCACGATGGAGATCGAATCGGCCCTGGTGAGCCACCCGTCGGTGGCGGAGGCGGCGGTGGTGGGCCGGCCCGACGAACTCAAGGGGGAGGGGATCGTCGCCTTCGTCACCCTTGATGTCGGCCTGGAGGGCGATGCGGCCCTGGAGGCCGAGCTGCGCCGCCATGTGGGGCTGGAGATCGGCCCGATCGCCCGGCCTGACGTGATCCGCTTCACCGATGCGCTGCCCAAGACCCGCAGCGGCAAGATCATGCGCCGCATCCTGCGGTCCCTGGCGGCGGGGGAGGACGTCAGCGGCGACACCTCCACCCTGGAGGACCGTTCGGTGCTCGATGCCCTGAGGGTGTGAGGGCGCAGGCCTGGTCGGGTGGCCTCAGGCCGTCCTGGACCAGGCGCAGATCTGCTCGGCCAGCCGCTCCATGGACCGCTGGCGGGCTGGATCATCGGCCCATTCCCCCAGAAACTGCTTGCGCAGGCCTCCACTGGCCGGGGTGAGGTGGTCCCCCGGCAGCTCCAGCAGGGTGGAGGCATCGCTTGCCCTGGCCTGCAGCACGCCGATCAGCCGGCCGCTCTGGTCGATCGTGTCGCGGCTGAAGCGCACCACCAGGTTGCGGGGCTGGCGGTAGCTGCTGCCGATCTGCCGCAGGGTGTCCTCCGGGGAGGGGCTGAACTCGCTGCGGAAGCGGAACTGCTGGCCCAGCTCCGCCAGGAAGGGGATCGAGCGCTCGGCGGAGAAGTTGTTGAAGCTGAGGGCCACCAGGCCATCGCAGCGACGGCCGCCGTCGGGGGCGAGCAGATGCAGCTTGCAGCCGAGGCTGTGGCCCAGCCGGATCAGGGGGGAGGCGGCCCCGCCGGGGGCCAGCGGCTCCGGCTCCCGTTCCCGTTGCTGGCGGAACAGGCGCCAGGCGGCGTTGGCCTGGGCCTGGTGGTCGAATCCCGGCACGTAGCTCCAGGCGTGGATCCGCCAGCCCCGCGTCGCCAGCGCCTCGAGACAGCGTCGGTAGCTCAGCTGGGGGGTGGCGGCCAGGTAGCTGCCGCCGATGAACTCGATCAGCCCGCGGGGCCGCCCCGGCGACTCCAGCCGCCAGAGCTCCCCCTGCTGTCGCCATGCCGTCATCGTCCGCTCCCCCCGTGCTGGATCGCGAGCCGGCTCAGGAGGCCTGGAGGCCGCGCAGGGCATCGAGGGCCTCGCGCCGGTGGGCCGGGCCGTCCAGCAGGTTGTTGAACACGTGGCGGATCACCCCTGTCGCGTCGATGACGTAGGTGACCCGTCCGGGCAGCAGCCCCAGCACGCTGGGAACGCCGAAGGCCTTGCGCAGCCGGTTGCCCCCATCCACCAGCAGGGGGAAGGGCAGCCGGTGGCGGTTGGCGAAGCGCCGGTGGCTGGAGGCATCGTCGCCGCTGACGCCCCACACCTCGGCCCCGAGCGCCTGCAGGTCGGCGTAGCTGTCGCGGAAAGCGCAGGCCTCCATGGTGCAGCCGGGGGTCTCGTCCTTGGGATAGAAGAACAGCACCAGGGCCCTACCCTCCAGGCGGTCGCTTCGGCGCTCGGTGCCGTCCTGGTCGGGGAGGGCGATCAGGGGGGCGGTGTCGCCGGGGGCGAGGGCTGGGGCCACGGAGCGGGGGACGGGGCAGGATCGACCGACTCTAGGAAGCCGGCACCGGCGGGGTCGGGCACGGGGCCGCAGGGTGGGGCCGGAGGGGTGGGCCTGGAAGGCCTTGCCCGGCTTGCGACCATGGGGCAGCGTGCGGATGGCGCCGATGCAGGAGCAACCCGGTCTCTGGCAGCAGAACGACCTGCTGGGCCTGGCGGCCCCCGTCGAACCGCCGCGGCCCGTTGCCATCACCCTGCCGGCCTGCGCGGGACGTCCCCAGCGGGCCCTTCCCCGGGCTCCCGAGACCCTGCTGATCCTCGACACCGAGACCACGGGCCTCTCCACCCTCCATGGGCAGTGCATCGAGGTGGGGGCGATCCTGTTCCACGTGCCCCACCGGGCCGTGCTCACCCAGGTGTCGTTCCTGCTGCCTTGCCCGGCCAACGCCGCCGAGGCCATCAACGGCATCCCCGCCGCCGTGACGCGGCTGGAGCAGCCCCGGCAGGAGGCCCTGGCCTGTTTCTCGGCCATGGCCGCCGCCTGTGACGCCGTGGTGGCCCACAACGCCGCCTTCGATCGCCAGTGGTTCGGCCTCGGGCCCCTGCCGCCCCTGGAGCGCCCCTGGATCTGCTCGATGGAAGACATCCGCTGGCCGGCCGAGCGCCAGCTGCGCAGTACCCCCTCGGTCCGCGATCTGGCCCTGGCCTATGGGGTTCCCGTGTGGGCCGCCCACCGGGCCCTCACCGACTGCATCTACCTGGCCCAGGTGTTCGAGCGCTGTGGCGATCTGGAGGCGCTGCTGCTGGCCGCCCTGGAGCCCCGCAGCCTCTATCGCGCCGAACTGCCCTACGCCGAGCGTCACCGCGCCAAGGAGGCCGGTTTCCGCTGGAACGAGGCCGTGCCGCGCGCCTGGAGCCGCCGACTGAGCCGGCGGGAAGTGGAGGCGCTGCCCTTCCCCGTCGAGCTGGTGGCGGATCCGATTCCTGCCGATCGGCTGGCCCACAGCGCCTGAGGCCGGCGGCGACTCGGCCGGGACTCTTCCGTTTTTGTTTCGATGCTTGAAGCAGAACCGGGGATCCCGGGCGCTGCTGCCCAGCCTCCCCACCCTTGGGTTGTTCTTCCGGCGTCGGAGCCATGGTCACCCGGTCGCCGACCGGCTCCGCTGATGGCGGTGACCCCGCCCAGCAGTGCGTGCGTCGCTGGCAGACGGCCCGGACCTGGGCGCGGCTGATCCGGGAAGCGGAAGCCCTCTGGCGGGTCGATGTGCGGGCCCTGCGCCGGCTGGCGTCCCAGGAGCTGTTCCAGCTGGTGCAGGAGGTGCCCCCCCGGCTGCGGCGACGGGTCAACCTCTGGCTGGTCCGCTTCAACGTGCTCACCCGCCTGCGCTGAGGCCGACCGTCGGTGTCACGGGGAACTGGGGAGGGGCAAAAAAAATCAGCTGACGGGATCAGCTGACGGGAAGGAAAACCACCGACACCCCCGGAGGGTGAACGTTCGGCGGACCGGCTCAATCGGAGCGGCGGGATTTGAACCCACGACCCCCACTACCCCAAAGTGGTGCGCTACCAAGCTGCGCTACGCCCCGGCGGCATGAAGCTATCACAGCGTCCTGGGGGTCCCGCGCCGCCTGGAGAGCCGTCGCATCAGGCAGTTGGTGAGCCGCTGGCGGGCCATGCCCGCGTAGCCCTGGATGTGCTCGCGACGGGCCAGCAGCCGCAGTTCCGCCAGTCCCATGGTGGCCAGCTGCAGTTCCGGCAGCCGCTGCCAGGCCATCGACGGCAGGGGCAGCTCCGAGCCCCCGCGACCCTCCGGGAAGCCCTTCAGGGCCCCACCGGCCATCCATTCGGGCACCAAAACGAACAGCACCGCCAGCAGGCCGTAGAGCTCCACCAGCCCTCTGGGCAGCGGATGCAGCTGGCGCTTCGGCGGGTCCTGCTCCTCGGCGGGGTCTCTCACGGCAGGAAGGCCGCCGCCGGGGCTCCCGGCAGCAGGGCACTGGGGCCCCCCTGGCGCCACTGCAGCGGAGGCTCCCCGGAGGGGTTCAGGCGCACGGTCCAGAAGGCCAGGGCGAAACAGATCCCCACCGCGGCGATCAGGGCCACGATCACGACCCGATCGGAGAGGGGCTTCATACCTGTTCGCTGCGCACGCAGATCCGTTTGATGGGCAGCTGCTCGAGGGTGAGTTCATCGCCCCGCAGGATCACCCGCAGGGACTCGTTCTGATAGCGCAGGCCCGGCGCATCGGAGGTCTCCCGGAACAGGGTGGCGCGGGTGCGGCCGGCGATCAGGGAGGCCTGGGAGGCGTTGCGCTCAAGCACCACCGAGAGGCGGTCACCGCAGAGGAACCGTTCGCGGATGTCGTAGTTCTCCCACCACGGGGACTGCATCGCCAGCAGCGGCAGAAGTCCGAGCGCGAGCAGCGGGGGGGCGGCCATGGCGGAGGCGGTCAGACGAGGGCGATCGGCGCATTGTCGCCGCGAAGGACGCAATGGGGGATGGCCCAGTCATAGCTTTCCCACACGCGGGCGGGAAGGAGGTAGGTGGCGCCGGGAAAGTCGCCCAGGGGAATCCCGGTGGGCTGGGCGGAGCAGTAGGGACGGCTGCCGGGCTTGGCCAGGTACTGCTGGTGATACGGCTCGGCGAAGTGGAACCGCTGGCCAGTGGCGATCTCCGTGGTGATCCGGCCGCCGCCGGCGGCGTCGAGGGCGCTCTGATAGGCCTGGCGGCTCGCTTCGGCCAGGGCGAGCAGCTCCGGGTCATCGACGAAGATGGCCGAGCGGTACTGGCTGCCCCGGTCATTGCCCTGGCGGTTGCCCTGGGTGGGGTCGTGGCACTCCCAGAACAGCTTGAGCAGGTCGGCGAAGGAGACCCGGGCGGTGTCCCAGACCACCCGCACCACCTCGGCGTGGCCGCTGCGGCCGCTGCACACCTGCTCGTAGGTGGGGGAGGCGAGCTGGCCGCCGGCGTATCCCACGGCGGTGGTGATCACCCCGGGAAGCCGCCAGAAGCCCTTCTCCGCTCCCCAGAAACAGCCGCAGCCGAACTGGGCCTCGGCCTGGCCCACCGCCGCTGGGGCCATCAAGGGGGTGCCGAGAACCACATGCAGGGCGCTGCCTCCCGCAGGGTTAGTTTCGCTCGCAGGGCTGCTGAAGAGGCCGAACAAGGGGTTTCGTATCGGGGCAATCAGCCTAGGCAGCGCCCTGTTGGTCCTGCTGCGGTACCAGGGCGATGTGGTTCAGCAGGGTGGTGATGAAGGCGAACAGCAGGAAGGGCAGCGACAGCACCAGGATCAGCCCTACCCCCACCAGGGCGAACAGGGGCCGGCTCGCCCCCATCAGGGCCAGACCCGCCGCCAGGCTGACGAAGATCACCGCCATCCAGATCAGCACCTGGGCGTAGATGTCACCGAAGGTCAGGGTGCAACGAACGTTGTATGGCTGCTGGCTGAGGAACGACGGGGTGGGGGCCATGGGAACGGCGTGGCAGGCGTTGAGGAAACCACGGCCATTCCAGATAAGCCCAGCCGGCGGCCCGGATGCGGGCTGCTCAACAACTGTTTGAAACCGCCCCTCGCGGCCAGCAGGCAAAGGCGACTCAGGCGGCCTGGAGCTGGCGGTCGGCCTCCTCCCGGTCCCAGAGCCGGCGGTAGGTGCCCTCCTGCTGGAGGAGGTCGTTGTGGTGCCCCTCCTGGACGAGGTGGCCCGCCTCCAGCACCAGGATCCGGTCGCAGGCCGCCGCGGCCGAGAGCTGGTGACTGATCATCACCACCGTCCGCCGCTGCTCCTCGCGCACCGAGCGCAGGATGCCCGCGGCAGTGGTGTTGTCGACGCTGGCCAGGGCGTCATCGAGCACCAGCAGGGGGGCGTCCACCAACAGGGCCCGCCCAAGGGCGGTGCGCTGGCGCTGTCCGCCGCTGAGGGTGATGCCCCGCTCCCCCACCAGGGTGCGGTAGCCGTCGGGGAAGCCCTTGATGTCCCCCTCCAGGCGGGCCTGGCGGGCGGCCTCCTCGACCCGGTCCATGCCGGCCTCCGGATCGCCGTAGCGCAGGTTGTCGGCCAGGCTGGCGGTGAACAGATAGCCCTCCTGGGGCACCAGGGCCACCTGGCGGCGCAGGTCGCTGAGCCGCAGCCGCGTCACGTCGACACCGTCCAGGAAGAGCTGGTCGGGCGGCACCTCCACCATCCGGCCGAGGGCCCGGGCCAGGGTGGTCTTGCCGCAGCCCACCGGGCCCACCACCGCCACCAGTTCCCCGGGGCGGATCGTGAAGCTGAGCTTCTCCAGGGATGGCTGCGCCGCCCCCGGATACCGGACCGTGAGCCCCCGGGCCACGACCGCCCCGAGGGCCGGCCGGGCCGGGGGCAGGGGATCGGCGGGGGAGACGATGGCGGGGGGATGGCTCAGCAGGGATTCCACCCGCTCCAGGCTCACCTGGCCGGTCTGGAAGGTGTTGAGGGTGAATCCAAGCAGGGCCGTCGGGAACACCAGGCGCTCCACGAACAGGATCAGGGCCACCAGATCGCCGATGCTCAGCCGACCGTTCTCCAGCTGGCCGCTGCCCAGGGCCAGCAGCAGCAGCAGACTCAGGGAGGCGATCCCCTCCAGCATCGGAAACAGGGTGCTGCGGGTGCGCGCCAGGGAGAGCTGGGCGTCCAGATACACCTTGTTGAGGTCGGCGAAGGCCTTTTCCTCGGTGACCTCCTGGCCATAGATCTTGATGGCGCCGATGCCGCTGAGGTCCTCCTGGACCAGGTCGCTGAGGTTGGCCAGCACCTCCTGCTGGCGCCGCTGCTGCTTCATCATGCGGCCGCCGAACAGGCGCACCACCATCAGCATCCCCGGATAGAGGGAGACGGCCGCCAGGCTCAGCAGCGGATCGATCGCCAGCATCGCCGGCAGGGTGAGCGCGTAGGCCAGCACCGTGTTGGTGAGGCTGAGCAGGGCGAAGCCCAGAAGCCGCCGGATGTTCTCCACATCGCTGGTGGCCCGGCTGATCACCTCGCCGCTGCCGGTGGTCTGCACCCAGCCGGGGTCCTGGGTGAGCACGTGGTCGAAGATGCGCTCCTTGAGGCTCGCCTCCACCTGGCGGCCCACCCCGAACACCAGCATCCGGGAATAGAGACGGGTGGCCCCCATCACCGTGGCCATCACGATGATCAGCCCGGCCACGCCCAGCACGTCCGCCAGCACAAAGCCCGGCTTGAGCTCGTTGATCGACTGCCGCACCACCAACGGGATCGCCACGCCCAGCAGGTTCACCACCACTAGGGCGGCGGCCCCCACGAGCACCGTGCGTCTGTGGGGCCGTAGGTACCGCCCGATCAGATCCAGCCGCAGGGCAGCCATGCAGGAAGGCGGGGCAAGGGGGTCCCTAACCTAGGCATCCTTCCCCTGGCCCCCGGGCCGCCCGGGCCATGGACGACCAGAACCACCCCCTTCATGCCATCGACCGGGAGACGGTCGACCGGCTGCTGGCGGTGGAGCGCCCCGAGGACGGCCACCTGGTGGATGCGGCCCGGCTACTGATGCGCTATGCGGGCTTTCCCGGCGCCGCCGACATCCGTGACGATCTGGAGCGGATCCTGCGCCTCTGGGGTCTGGACGTCGCGGCGCTCCATGCCCGCACCCGGGCCATCTGGGCGGCCGGGTTCCGGCCCGGTTCCGCGCCGGTGGCCGAAGCGGTGGGCTCAGGCTTCGACACCGCCTCCGACGACGCCAGCTGAGGGCTGGCGGCCGGCCAACTTGGCCCGTTGGTCAGAACGGCCCACTTCGGGCGATAGTGGGAGCGTCCCCATCACCCGGCCCGGCGTGCTCTGCACCCGGGCTTTTTTCTTGCGCGCCTTACTCCCCTTCCGGCCCATGGCCGGACTCCCGTAAGTTGCCGCTGATGCTTCAGCGTTCGGTGATGTCCGCCTCCCCCACCTGGCCCCAGCTGCTGGAGCAGCTCCTCAACGGCCGGGATCTCCAGGCCGACCAGGCCGCGGCCCTGATGCGGGGTTGGCTGGACGGCAGCATCGACCCGGTGCTCACCGGAGGCCTGCTGGCCGCCCTGCGGGCCAAGGGCACCAGCGGCGAGGAACTGGCGGCGATGGCCGCCGTCCTGCGGCAGGCCTGCCCCCTGCCGGGTGAGCGGCCGCCGCTGGAGCTGATCGACACCTGCGGCACCGGCGGCGCCGGCGCCGACAGCTTCAACATCTCCACCGCCGTGGCCTTCACGGCCGCCGCCTGTGGCGCCCATGTGGCCAAGCACGGCAACCGCAGCGCCAGCGGCCGGGTCGGTTCAGCCGACGTGCTCGAGGCCCTCGGCCTCGACCTGGGGGCTCCCCTGGCCGCGGTGGTGGAGGCCCTGCCGCGCACCGGCGTCACCTTCCTGTTCGCCCCGGGTTGGCATCCGGCCCTGGTGGGCATGGCCCCCCTGCGCCGCACCCTCGGTGTGCGCACCGTCTTCAACCTGCTGGGACCGCTCGTCAATCCCCTGACGCCCGAGGCCCAGGTGTTGGGTGTGGCCCGGCCCGACCTGCTCGATCCGATGGCCGACGCCCTGCGCCGCCTCGGCCAGCGCCGGGCCGTCGTCGTCCACGGCCACGGCGGCCTCGATGAGGCCACCCTCTCGGGCCCCAGCGAGCTGCGCCTGCTGGAGGACGGTGAGGTACGTCGCGACTGGCTCGACCCCGCAGCGCTGGGGCTGGCCCCGGCGGATCTGGAGGCCCTCAAGGGTGGGGATGTGGCCGCCAACCGCGCGATCCTCGAGGCAGTCCTGCAGGGCGGCGGCACCCGGGCCCAGGCCGATGTGGTGGCCCTGAACGCGGCTCTGGTGCTGTGGGCCGCGGGGCTGGAGCCGTCCATCGCCGCGGGTCTGGAGCGGGCCCGCCAGGCCCTGGGCGACGGCAGCGCCTGGGCCAGGCTGGAGGCGTTGCGCGGCGCTCTGGCGGGGTCTGAAGGATGATCGGGATTCCTGCCGACGCCCCCCTGGACACCCCACAGGCGGCCCCCGAGGCCCCCAGCAGCGATGGCGGCACGCCGGCCGTGCTCGTTCTGGCCGATGGCACCGTGCTGCGGGGGCTGGCCTGCGGCGCCCGCGGCCATGTCTGCGGCGAGGTGGTCTTCAACACCGGCATGACCGGCTACCAGGAGGTGCTCACCGACCCCAGCTACGCCGGCCAGCTGGTCACCTTCACCTACCCCGAACTCGGCAACACCGGCGTCAACGGCGAGGACCTGGAGGCCGACCACGCCCACGCCCGCGGCTGCATCCTGCGCCAGCTCGCCCCCCGGCCCAGCAGCTGGCGCTGCGAGGAGACGCTCGACCACTGGCTGGTGCGCCAGGGGGTGGTGGGCATCCGGGGTGTCGATACCCGGGCCCTCGTGCGCCATCTCCGGGAAGGCGGCGCCCTCAACGGCGCCATCGCCAGCGACGGCACCCACCCGGCCACGTTGCTGGATCAGGTGCGGGCCGCCCCTTCCATGGACGGCCTCAATCTGGCGGCCCAGGTGAGCACGCGGGAGCCCTACACCTGGGACCGCAGCTGTACGGCCGCGTTCGACACCCGGCTCCAGCCCCGTCCCGACCGTCCCTACCGGGTGGTGGCGATCGATTTCGGCATCAAGCGCGCCATCCTGGAGCGCCTGGTGGCCCACGGCTGTGCGGTCACCGTGCTGCCGGCGGACGCCACCCTGGATCAGGTGCTGGCCCTGGAGCCGGAAGGGGTGTTCCTCTCCAACGGCCCCGGAGATCCAGCCGCCGTGGCCGAGGGGATCGCCCTGGCCAGGGATCTGCTGCAGCTGCCGCAGCTGCCGCTCTTCGGCATCTGCCTCGGCCACCAGATCCTCGGCCTGGCCCTGGGGGGCCGCAGCTTCAAACTCGGCTACGGCCACCGCGGCCTCAACCACCCCTGCGGCTCCCCCGGGTCGGTGGAGATCACCAGCCAGAACCACGGCTTCGCCCTCGATGCGGCCTCCCTGCCGTCCGAGCGGGTGGCGATCACCCACCTCAACCTCAACGACCGCACCGTGGCCGCCCTGGCCCTGCGTCATCAGCCCGTCTTCGGCATCCAGTACCACCCGGAGGCCAGCCCCGGTCCCCACGACGCCGACCACCACTTCGCCCGGTTCGTGGCGC
This genomic stretch from Cyanobium gracile PCC 6307 harbors:
- a CDS encoding peroxiredoxin; this encodes MAPALAPGDTAPLIALPDQDGTERRSDRLEGRALVLFFYPKDETPGCTMEACAFRDSYADLQALGAEVWGVSGDDASSHRRFANRHRLPFPLLVDGGNRLRKAFGVPSVLGLLPGRVTYVIDATGVIRHVFNNLLDGPAHRREALDALRGLQAS
- a CDS encoding HAD family hydrolase, whose translation is MPQRPAACLFDLDGLLLDTEPAHARAWQAAASRFGRRLDDAELLSLRGRRRLDCASQVRQWILAAGGPRLSEEELLAVRQPIAEALLASAPAMPGAEALVRRCRALGIPMALATSSARPAVDRKVAPHPWLALISERVHGDDPELGDGKPAPDPFLLAARRLEVAPTACWAFEDSMAGVSAALGAGCRVHVLLPPGVGCQAYPEDVVCLNSLEEVELDP
- a CDS encoding TspO/MBR family protein, translated to MPAWLTILLVMGLVIAVLTPSRQQFAWFLRLRRPRWLTFERWIPLIWSLIYLCFYASALLRWRAGGAAAPLAMVGYLVLLVLVQSFTLLICRTRRLAWGTAAGLAGWIWGLGLTLALRPVSPEAALLLVPFLLWSPIGTFVTWRMQRLNR
- a CDS encoding 3'-5' exonuclease, with translation MQEQPGLWQQNDLLGLAAPVEPPRPVAITLPACAGRPQRALPRAPETLLILDTETTGLSTLHGQCIEVGAILFHVPHRAVLTQVSFLLPCPANAAEAINGIPAAVTRLEQPRQEALACFSAMAAACDAVVAHNAAFDRQWFGLGPLPPLERPWICSMEDIRWPAERQLRSTPSVRDLALAYGVPVWAAHRALTDCIYLAQVFERCGDLEALLLAALEPRSLYRAELPYAERHRAKEAGFRWNEAVPRAWSRRLSRREVEALPFPVELVADPIPADRLAHSA
- a CDS encoding ABC transporter ATP-binding protein; the encoded protein is MAALRLDLIGRYLRPHRRTVLVGAAALVVVNLLGVAIPLVVRQSINELKPGFVLADVLGVAGLIIVMATVMGATRLYSRMLVFGVGRQVEASLKERIFDHVLTQDPGWVQTTGSGEVISRATSDVENIRRLLGFALLSLTNTVLAYALTLPAMLAIDPLLSLAAVSLYPGMLMVVRLFGGRMMKQQRRQQEVLANLSDLVQEDLSGIGAIKIYGQEVTEEKAFADLNKVYLDAQLSLARTRSTLFPMLEGIASLSLLLLLALGSGQLENGRLSIGDLVALILFVERLVFPTALLGFTLNTFQTGQVSLERVESLLSHPPAIVSPADPLPPARPALGAVVARGLTVRYPGAAQPSLEKLSFTIRPGELVAVVGPVGCGKTTLARALGRMVEVPPDQLFLDGVDVTRLRLSDLRRQVALVPQEGYLFTASLADNLRYGDPEAGMDRVEEAARQARLEGDIKGFPDGYRTLVGERGITLSGGQRQRTALGRALLVDAPLLVLDDALASVDNTTAAGILRSVREEQRRTVVMISHQLSAAAACDRILVLEAGHLVQEGHHNDLLQQEGTYRRLWDREEADRQLQAA
- a CDS encoding DUF3288 family protein, coding for MDDQNHPLHAIDRETVDRLLAVERPEDGHLVDAARLLMRYAGFPGAADIRDDLERILRLWGLDVAALHARTRAIWAAGFRPGSAPVAEAVGSGFDTASDDAS
- the msrA gene encoding peptide-methionine (S)-S-oxide reductase MsrA, which produces MAPAAVGQAEAQFGCGCFWGAEKGFWRLPGVITTAVGYAGGQLASPTYEQVCSGRSGHAEVVRVVWDTARVSFADLLKLFWECHDPTQGNRQGNDRGSQYRSAIFVDDPELLALAEASRQAYQSALDAAGGGRITTEIATGQRFHFAEPYHQQYLAKPGSRPYCSAQPTGIPLGDFPGATYLLPARVWESYDWAIPHCVLRGDNAPIALV
- a CDS encoding DUF1350 family protein, translated to MTAWRQQGELWRLESPGRPRGLIEFIGGSYLAATPQLSYRRCLEALATRGWRIHAWSYVPGFDHQAQANAAWRLFRQQREREPEPLAPGGAASPLIRLGHSLGCKLHLLAPDGGRRCDGLVALSFNNFSAERSIPFLAELGQQFRFRSEFSPSPEDTLRQIGSSYRQPRNLVVRFSRDTIDQSGRLIGVLQARASDASTLLELPGDHLTPASGGLRKQFLGEWADDPARQRSMERLAEQICAWSRTA
- the acs gene encoding acetate--CoA ligase — translated: MTQDSSPTIESVLQEERQFAPPPQLAAEARIGSMAAYQALAAHAEADPDGFWGEAARSELHWFKPFDTVLDWSNPPFARWFEGGTTNLSYNCLDRHLDGPRADKTALIWEGEPGDVRRFTYRELHTEVCRAANALKALGVGKGDLVALYMPMVPEAAIAMLACARIGAPHSVVFGGFSAEALRDRLIDGQVKLVITADGGFRKDKAVSLKPAVDQALAEGCPSVEHVLVVRRTGEATAFEAGRDVWWHELVDGQSADCPAEPMASEDRLFVLYTSGSTGKPKGVVHTTAGYNLWAHLTFQWIFDIREDDIHWCTADVGWITGHSYIVYGPLSNGATTLMYEGAPRPSKPGAFWEVIQKHGVTIFYTAPTAIRAFMKSGRAVPDQYDMGSLRILGTVGEPINPEAWMWYRDVIGGDRCPVVDTWWQTETGGVMISPLPGATPTKPGSATLPLPGIAADVVDLEGNSVPTGQGGYLAVRRPWPGMMRTVHGDPERFRRSYWEHIRPADGSWLYFAGDGARRDADGYFWVMGRVDDVINVSGHRLGTMEIESALVSHPSVAEAAVVGRPDELKGEGIVAFVTLDVGLEGDAALEAELRRHVGLEIGPIARPDVIRFTDALPKTRSGKIMRRILRSLAAGEDVSGDTSTLEDRSVLDALRV